From a single Beijerinckia sp. 28-YEA-48 genomic region:
- a CDS encoding alpha/beta hydrolase codes for MSEPTHLHARRIGSNGPLVVLVHGLNANGDIWQPLIAAATDWPGRFLIPDLRGHGRSFHAAPYSYAGYAADVASLCLQNEEIIVVGHSLGGVIAVALATGWFGVTVRHAVAISVKTHWSADEITKLRSLANRDPRLFADRSEALDWYLKVSGLSGLTPSDSPLAASGIHQSQGGYRLASDQKIYAATGPAVEDFAGIAKAPIHWVAGTRDAMLSADDLRSVTTQPEYIEGGHNIHVEQPDQVWRTVRRMTGV; via the coding sequence ATGTCCGAACCAACACATCTCCACGCCCGCCGTATAGGCAGCAACGGACCGCTCGTTGTCCTAGTGCATGGATTGAATGCCAATGGCGACATTTGGCAGCCGTTGATAGCTGCCGCCACCGACTGGCCCGGCCGCTTTCTCATCCCTGACCTGCGCGGGCATGGACGCTCCTTCCATGCAGCGCCTTACAGTTATGCCGGCTACGCCGCCGATGTCGCTTCGCTGTGCTTGCAAAACGAGGAAATCATCGTCGTCGGCCATTCTCTCGGCGGCGTCATTGCCGTTGCCCTCGCCACGGGCTGGTTCGGCGTCACCGTCCGTCACGCAGTCGCTATCAGCGTCAAGACGCACTGGAGCGCGGATGAAATCACCAAATTGCGCTCGCTGGCCAATCGCGATCCTCGTCTCTTCGCGGATCGCTCCGAGGCACTCGATTGGTACCTGAAAGTTTCCGGCCTGAGCGGTCTCACGCCTTCTGATTCCCCATTGGCAGCGAGCGGCATTCACCAAAGCCAGGGCGGTTATCGTCTCGCTTCCGATCAGAAGATCTATGCGGCGACCGGTCCCGCTGTGGAGGACTTCGCCGGCATAGCGAAAGCGCCCATTCATTGGGTAGCGGGCACGCGCGACGCCATGCTGAGCGCAGATGATCTCCGCTCCGTCACCACCCAACCTGAATACATCGAGGGCGGTCACAACATTCACGTCGAGCAGCCGGACCAAGTCTGGCGGACGGTAAGACGCATGACTGGGGTCTAG
- a CDS encoding enoyl-CoA hydratase/isomerase family protein encodes MSSKSEQSVVLDERGLPVGFLGRVTDFLTIATEQTSDGIFIIKLNRPNRLNAFDEQMIREMRSVIWKANFDDTIRVIVITGEGRAFCSGRDINGLDYENNLETPGYRAYVRANHELFDDIEAIEKPVIAAVNGICAGGGVEMAIACDFRMASSNATFLLPENQLGVIPASGACSRMIQMIGIGRLKEMVMAALPVSAEEAYRIGLINRLFSEEELLPQTMAFARELLKRAPQAMGMGKHIINMCQNVDTETGRLLERLGQSVLIRTHDNKEGMTSFREKRRPHFTGK; translated from the coding sequence ATGAGCAGTAAAAGCGAGCAATCTGTCGTCCTCGATGAGCGCGGGTTACCCGTCGGCTTTCTCGGCCGCGTGACCGATTTTTTGACCATCGCAACGGAGCAGACGAGCGACGGCATTTTCATCATCAAGCTCAACCGCCCCAACAGGCTCAACGCTTTCGATGAGCAGATGATCCGCGAGATGCGCAGCGTGATCTGGAAGGCTAATTTCGACGATACGATACGTGTCATCGTCATCACAGGCGAAGGCCGGGCTTTCTGCTCAGGCCGCGATATCAACGGGCTTGATTATGAAAACAATCTCGAAACGCCGGGATATCGGGCCTATGTCCGTGCCAACCACGAGCTTTTTGACGATATCGAGGCCATCGAGAAGCCGGTGATCGCCGCTGTGAATGGTATCTGCGCCGGCGGTGGCGTCGAGATGGCCATCGCCTGCGACTTCCGAATGGCTTCCTCCAACGCGACCTTTCTCCTGCCGGAGAACCAGCTCGGCGTCATCCCAGCTTCGGGGGCGTGTTCGCGCATGATTCAGATGATCGGCATCGGGCGCCTGAAAGAAATGGTGATGGCAGCTCTCCCGGTGAGCGCCGAGGAAGCTTATCGTATCGGGCTCATCAACCGCCTGTTCTCCGAAGAAGAGCTTCTGCCGCAGACGATGGCTTTTGCCCGCGAGCTGCTGAAGCGCGCGCCGCAAGCCATGGGCATGGGAAAGCACATCATTAATATGTGCCAGAACGTCGATACCGAAACAGGGCGGCTGCTGGAGCGACTGGGGCAATCGGTACTGATCCGTACCCATGACAACAAAGAGGGTATGACCTCGTTTCGCGAAAAGCGCCGGCCTCATTTCACCGGCAAGTGA
- a CDS encoding long-chain-fatty-acid--CoA ligase: MRSISTILPRAASMFPDRPALVGATPLTFAELNARVDRLANWLGEIDIAAGDRVAILDNNSSAVLEAYYACATIGAVLVPMNVRLAAPELSYVLRDSGSRVLILAEAFYSLLPALVGDTKIETLLGIGDQARPENVLSYEAELAKPRQWAARHVFEPDDICNIYYTSGTTGSPKGVCLTSASMLASAIDSIIDMQLTEDDVFLHAAPLFHLVDAWAVWALPLIGAPQAVLHFAPGDFLAIVAATRATVTCLPATLINMLTAHPDVGRFDLTSLRFIAYGGSPTPLGILQRAVKMIPTRYIHSYGATETSGVITFARREDSNVDGNPDQLSRVASCGRAVPHIELAIMRDDESFAAGGEIGEIVVRGPRIMRGYWQKPRETAEILRDGWYHTGDLGYLDDHQRLYIVDRKKDMIISGGENIYSVEVENVLSTHPAIHEVAVIGVPDPRWSEAVKAIVVLQDGTHASAEDLIAFCRGKIAGYKIPKSIDFVVGPLPKTGPGKIAKRQLRQSYWAQETRII; encoded by the coding sequence ATGCGTTCCATTTCCACAATATTGCCCAGGGCGGCCTCGATGTTTCCCGACCGTCCGGCCCTCGTCGGCGCGACACCCCTGACTTTCGCGGAACTCAACGCGCGCGTCGACCGCCTGGCGAATTGGCTCGGCGAGATCGACATCGCGGCTGGCGATCGCGTCGCGATACTCGACAACAATTCGTCTGCCGTTCTGGAAGCCTACTATGCCTGTGCGACGATCGGGGCGGTTCTCGTCCCAATGAACGTGCGGCTCGCAGCGCCGGAACTGTCTTATGTCCTGCGTGACAGTGGCTCACGTGTTCTTATTCTTGCGGAAGCCTTCTACTCCTTGTTGCCAGCACTCGTCGGCGACACGAAAATCGAAACCCTTCTCGGCATCGGCGATCAGGCAAGGCCGGAAAATGTCCTGTCTTACGAGGCCGAGCTCGCCAAGCCCCGGCAATGGGCCGCCCGACATGTCTTCGAACCCGACGATATCTGCAACATCTATTACACCAGCGGCACGACGGGGAGCCCAAAGGGCGTTTGCCTGACATCGGCTAGCATGTTGGCCAGCGCCATCGACTCGATCATCGACATGCAACTGACTGAGGATGATGTCTTTCTTCACGCAGCGCCGTTGTTCCATCTTGTCGATGCCTGGGCCGTGTGGGCTCTCCCGCTTATCGGCGCGCCACAAGCGGTACTACATTTCGCGCCGGGAGATTTCCTGGCCATCGTCGCCGCGACACGAGCAACGGTCACCTGTTTGCCGGCAACCCTGATCAATATGCTAACCGCTCATCCAGACGTCGGGCGTTTCGATCTGACGAGTCTCCGCTTCATCGCTTACGGCGGCTCGCCGACCCCCCTTGGCATCCTCCAACGTGCGGTCAAGATGATTCCCACCCGCTATATTCACAGCTACGGCGCCACCGAAACGTCAGGCGTCATCACTTTCGCACGTCGAGAGGATTCTAACGTCGACGGTAATCCAGACCAGCTCTCCCGCGTTGCCTCCTGTGGCCGAGCAGTGCCGCATATCGAACTTGCTATCATGCGCGATGACGAGAGTTTCGCGGCCGGCGGCGAGATCGGCGAAATTGTGGTGCGGGGACCGCGCATCATGCGTGGATACTGGCAAAAGCCGAGGGAAACCGCCGAGATTCTGCGAGATGGTTGGTATCATACCGGTGATCTGGGTTATCTCGACGATCATCAGCGGCTCTATATCGTTGACCGCAAGAAAGACATGATCATCAGCGGCGGTGAAAATATCTACTCCGTCGAAGTCGAGAACGTTCTTTCCACTCACCCCGCGATCCACGAAGTTGCCGTCATCGGCGTCCCCGATCCCCGGTGGTCGGAAGCGGTCAAGGCCATTGTCGTCCTGCAAGACGGTACCCACGCGAGCGCCGAAGACCTGATTGCCTTCTGCCGCGGCAAGATCGCGGGCTACAAAATTCCGAAATCCATCGATTTCGTCGTCGGCCCTCTTCCCAAGACGGGTCCTGGAAAGATCGCCAAACGGCAATTGCGCCAGTCCTATTGGGCGCAAGAAACTCGCATCATCTGA
- a CDS encoding branched-chain amino acid ABC transporter permease, whose protein sequence is MNLFTQAIFSGLMTGAVYALLGVGLVLVYRTARVLNLAHGEAFAMSGILVSLLLAWSVPFPLAIIAAICIAVALAMGLHRFLLRPRGDWPPGTLILITLGAAFVARGIMILLVGTDPVSFPALIAGSPIRFAGGVITPQGILLIVFGFAAAGSVGLFLTRTAMGRQMLATAENPYAAELLGVDIERARLIAYGISGLFSALAGILLIPLFAVDFQTGLSMTMRGFIAAAISGMSPTRVLASAFILGLFESMVGAYFGALAQDPVMFAILILIALLQSRKIRFGGGVRA, encoded by the coding sequence ATGAATCTGTTCACGCAAGCAATCTTCAGCGGGTTGATGACCGGCGCCGTTTACGCTCTGCTCGGCGTCGGTCTCGTGCTGGTTTACCGAACGGCGCGCGTTTTGAATCTCGCTCACGGCGAAGCCTTTGCCATGAGCGGGATCCTCGTTAGCCTGTTGCTAGCGTGGAGCGTGCCATTTCCATTGGCGATCATCGCCGCTATCTGCATCGCGGTGGCTCTAGCCATGGGGCTGCATCGCTTCCTTCTGCGCCCGCGCGGTGACTGGCCGCCCGGCACGTTGATCCTCATCACCCTCGGCGCCGCTTTTGTCGCGCGCGGCATCATGATCCTTCTCGTCGGGACCGACCCGGTTTCCTTCCCCGCGCTGATCGCTGGCAGTCCGATCCGCTTTGCGGGTGGCGTCATTACGCCTCAGGGAATCTTGCTGATCGTCTTCGGGTTTGCCGCCGCCGGCTCGGTCGGCCTGTTTCTAACCCGCACGGCCATGGGACGGCAGATGTTGGCGACAGCCGAAAACCCCTATGCGGCGGAACTGCTGGGTGTGGATATTGAACGGGCCCGCCTCATTGCATACGGGATCAGCGGCTTGTTCAGCGCGCTCGCCGGCATCCTGCTGATCCCGCTATTCGCTGTCGACTTTCAAACCGGCCTGTCAATGACGATGCGCGGCTTCATCGCCGCTGCCATCTCCGGCATGTCCCCCACCCGCGTGCTGGCGAGCGCTTTCATTCTCGGCCTCTTTGAATCGATGGTCGGCGCCTATTTCGGAGCGCTGGCGCAAGATCCGGTGATGTTCGCCATCCTGATCCTGATCGCGCTGCTGCAAAGCCGCAAAATCCGCTTTGGAGGCGGTGTCCGGGCATGA
- a CDS encoding ABC transporter ATP-binding protein — translation MTPALSVQSLRGGYGLLTVFRDINLELNAGETIGILGPNGAGKTTILKTLAGALPSASGRVLLADQDVTKLPAYARARAGLNLVPEGRHILGTLSVLDNLKLTATVDDYRQDLDPFENRLAEIFQMFPRLRERQAQLGGSLSGGEQQMLAIARALMIRPKVLMLDEPTQGLAPIIVQHLAETLHHLKGRFAMIVVEQNQVFLERVTDRVHTIQGGQLN, via the coding sequence ATGACGCCGGCTTTATCCGTTCAATCGCTGCGCGGCGGCTATGGTCTGCTGACCGTCTTTCGGGATATCAACTTAGAGTTGAATGCGGGCGAAACGATCGGCATTCTGGGGCCGAACGGCGCCGGCAAAACCACCATTCTCAAAACCCTGGCTGGCGCGCTGCCGAGCGCCAGCGGCCGTGTCCTTCTTGCCGACCAGGACGTCACTAAGCTTCCAGCTTACGCGCGCGCCCGCGCCGGTCTCAATCTGGTTCCGGAAGGGCGGCACATCCTCGGCACGTTGTCGGTTCTAGATAACCTCAAACTGACAGCCACCGTTGACGACTACCGCCAAGATCTCGACCCCTTCGAGAACCGGTTGGCCGAAATCTTTCAGATGTTTCCTCGCCTGCGCGAACGACAAGCCCAGCTCGGCGGCTCGCTCAGCGGTGGCGAGCAGCAGATGCTCGCCATCGCCAGAGCACTCATGATCAGGCCAAAGGTTCTGATGCTCGATGAACCGACACAAGGGCTGGCGCCGATCATCGTACAGCATCTGGCGGAAACGCTGCACCATCTCAAGGGCCGCTTCGCCATGATTGTCGTTGAGCAGAACCAGGTTTTTCTCGAACGGGTGACAGATCGAGTTCACACCATCCAAGGCGGCCAGCTGAACTGA
- a CDS encoding ATP-binding cassette domain-containing protein, with translation MSLRIPVIAALCIFAAILPYLGILPGWTPALATISAFMALSLIGLNLVFGITGMLAFGQAAFVALPGYFSGMLQNLGVPFILALAIGLATSVLIARLMAIIFVRLPGIYFAIGTLGFAFVIEGLARAWPSLTGGASGLVLEMPFTLTRNGWYATSVIALTIAVASFAHLVRGRFLRTMKLVRHDELAASVIGIDVVRLKTQVFTIASVYSGLGGLLLAYHVGVLAPESAGVNTSLESLAMIVIGGAGSVFGPLLGTGLIQWLFAVSGEADRYELLVYGLGFLLVVLYLPTGLAGGLNKLWALLAPLSQRTTTTASVDPASIHPPARHFTDGVCLKVEQVGKTFGGLQAVNDISFDVRFGQIVALIGPNGAGKSTLFNLVSGIELPTAGRIFLRDREMDEMPIYERGRYIGRSFQVPRLAPNLSVIENIMSRLDHLPGTMTEIEKENLARAQLVAFDLQNLADLPMSRIGIGQHKLIELARASIGSPDLLLLDEPAVGFTETEVERLIELLRMLRAQGQAILIVEHNVEFVSRIADEIVVMESGRLIARDAPTAIMASAIVREAYLGALS, from the coding sequence ATGAGCTTGCGTATCCCCGTTATCGCGGCCCTCTGCATCTTCGCCGCCATCCTGCCCTATCTCGGCATTCTGCCCGGTTGGACGCCAGCACTGGCAACGATCTCCGCTTTCATGGCGCTCTCTTTGATCGGCCTCAATCTGGTGTTCGGCATCACCGGCATGCTGGCCTTCGGCCAAGCCGCCTTCGTTGCCCTGCCCGGCTATTTCTCCGGCATGCTGCAAAATCTCGGCGTTCCGTTCATTCTCGCGCTCGCCATCGGCCTCGCTACATCCGTACTGATCGCTCGATTGATGGCCATCATCTTTGTCAGGCTACCGGGCATCTACTTCGCTATCGGCACGCTGGGCTTTGCCTTTGTCATCGAAGGTCTGGCGCGTGCGTGGCCGTCTCTGACCGGCGGCGCCTCCGGCCTGGTGCTGGAAATGCCCTTCACCCTGACACGCAACGGATGGTACGCAACCTCGGTCATAGCCTTGACGATCGCCGTTGCGAGCTTCGCCCATCTTGTTCGCGGCCGCTTTCTGCGAACGATGAAGCTCGTGCGCCACGATGAACTGGCAGCCAGCGTGATCGGCATCGATGTGGTGCGGTTGAAGACCCAAGTTTTCACCATCGCGAGTGTTTACTCAGGTCTCGGCGGTCTCCTACTCGCCTATCATGTCGGCGTTCTGGCGCCCGAAAGCGCTGGCGTCAACACATCGCTCGAATCCTTGGCGATGATCGTCATCGGTGGCGCCGGAAGCGTATTCGGGCCGCTCCTGGGAACAGGACTCATCCAATGGCTATTCGCCGTCTCCGGTGAGGCCGATCGCTACGAACTCCTTGTCTACGGGCTCGGCTTCCTGCTGGTGGTGTTGTATCTGCCGACCGGCCTTGCCGGCGGTCTGAACAAGCTCTGGGCATTGCTGGCCCCGTTGTCGCAACGGACGACGACGACCGCATCTGTCGATCCTGCCTCGATACATCCACCGGCGCGGCATTTCACCGACGGCGTTTGTCTCAAGGTCGAACAAGTCGGAAAGACTTTTGGGGGCCTGCAAGCTGTGAACGACATCAGCTTCGATGTCCGGTTCGGTCAGATTGTCGCTCTCATCGGCCCGAACGGTGCCGGGAAATCAACCTTATTCAACCTGGTGTCTGGTATCGAATTGCCGACTGCTGGACGCATCTTCCTGCGCGACCGCGAGATGGACGAAATGCCGATATACGAACGGGGCCGTTATATCGGTCGCTCGTTTCAGGTGCCGCGCCTCGCGCCCAATCTCAGCGTGATCGAGAACATCATGTCGCGCCTCGACCATCTTCCCGGCACGATGACGGAAATCGAAAAAGAAAATCTGGCGCGCGCGCAACTGGTGGCTTTCGATCTACAGAACCTCGCAGACCTCCCGATGAGCCGGATCGGCATCGGCCAGCACAAGCTGATCGAACTGGCGCGTGCCTCTATCGGTTCTCCCGACCTCCTCTTGCTTGATGAACCTGCTGTGGGTTTCACGGAAACCGAGGTTGAGCGATTGATCGAGCTACTGCGCATGTTGCGCGCGCAAGGACAAGCCATTCTGATCGTTGAACACAATGTCGAATTCGTCTCGCGGATCGCCGACGAAATCGTCGTCATGGAGAGTGGCCGGCTCATCGCTCGCGATGCGCCGACGGCAATCATGGCCAGCGCCATTGTGCGCGAGGCCTATCTGGGGGCGCTCTCATGA